In one window of Ostrinia nubilalis chromosome 21, ilOstNubi1.1, whole genome shotgun sequence DNA:
- the LOC135082376 gene encoding putative nuclease HARBI1 — MNAINAIVHLANNADPARRRKLYRQRSNPFDLRDLNFKIKYRFNKDTVRTIIDLVEDDLVQSARGGGTCPELQVLVAIRCWGRREVQDDAGDLHGLSQPTVSRICARVAHAIANKANSFIKMPITIGEQERISAKFRAIKNFPGVIGAIDCTHIKIKKTGGDMAQYYINRKGYYSLNVQVVCDADLKIMDIVARWRGSTHDSRIFMESNIKQRFEDRQFRGRLIGDSGYPLLPYLFTPILRPSRPEEEAYNNAHISTRNTVERCFGVWKQRFQCLLHGLPVSLQNGKAVIIALAVLHNIAIDMNDTLLEQHMEQVPVTPQLSTENSVHDNRPSLLRRRSQLILQNFINQHF; from the exons atgaatgctataaatgcaattgtgcatttagccaataatgccgacccagcgcgacgtagaaagctctaccgccaacgaagcaacccattcgatttgcgggacctaaattttaaaataaaatataggttcaataaggacacagtgcgcaccatcatagatttggtggaagatgatctggttcagagcgctagaggtggtggcacgtgtcctgaactgcaagttttagtggccataagatgttggggacgtcgtgag gtacaagatgatgctggtgacctccatggcctaagtcagccgacagtgagccggatatgcgccagagtcgcgcatgcaatcgcgaataaggcaaattccttcatcaaaatgcctatcactataggagagcaggaaagaattagtgccaaatttagagcaattaaaaattttcctggggtgataggagccatagattgcacccacattaaaattaaaaaaaccggaggtgacatggcccagtactatattaatagaaaaggctattattccctgaatgttcag gttgtctgtgatgctgacctcaaaataatggatatagtggctagatggcgaggcagtacacatgacagtcgaatttttatggagagcaatataaaacaacgatttgaggataggcagtttagaggacgccttattggcgattcgggctaccctcttctgccatatctatttacacctattttaaggcctagtcgtccagaagaagaagcatacaataatgctcacatctcaactaggaacactgttgaaaggtgttttggggtgtggaagcagcggttccaatgcctactccatggcttaccagtaagcctccaaaatggaaaagctgtgatcatagcattggctgtattacataatatagccattgatatgaatgacacattgttag aacaacatatggagcaggtccctgtaactccgcaactttcgacggagaacagtgttcacgacaaccgaccttcattgttgaggcgtaggtcgcagttgatactacaaaattttataaatcaacatttttga